Proteins from one Bactrocera neohumeralis isolate Rockhampton chromosome 3, APGP_CSIRO_Bneo_wtdbg2-racon-allhic-juicebox.fasta_v2, whole genome shotgun sequence genomic window:
- the LOC126754116 gene encoding putative odorant-binding protein A5, whose translation MWHKVKRIVIFYLAVNCVSAEDTEAEKLFRELEVVPDILDEPPKELLKIEYDGGLDVGRGEEFTPTQTKDEPKLDWTAEPDAFYTIIMTNPDIPTRQNPATREWLHWLVVNIPGTDLAKGFVLDPYIGPLNPKESGLVRNVFLVFKQLDKREFGEPILNNTSVAGHERFSSKGFAKKYGMELVAGNIFQSRWDEYVTLLHKQFGITK comes from the exons atgtgGCACAAAGTGAAACGGATTGTAATCTTCTATCTTGCAGTAAATTGTGTGTCAGCCGAGGATACTGAGGCTGAAAAGCTGTTTCGGGAACTGGAAGTTGTGCCCGATATATTGGATGAACCACCCAAGGAATTGCTGAAG ATTGAGTACGATGGCGGCTTGGATGTTGGCAGAGGTGAAGAGTTCACTCCCACGCAAACTAAAGATGAGCCGAAGTTGGATTGGACTGCCGAGCCAGATGCGTTTTATACAATTATAATGACCAATCCGGACATACCGACGCGACAGAACCCAGCGACGCGCGAATGGCTACACTGGTTGGTGGTTAACATACCGGGCACAGATTTGGCTAAAGGTTTCGTGCTAGACCCTTACATCGGACCATTGAATCCAAAGGAGAGTGGTTTGGTGCGAAATGTTTTTCTGGTCTTCAAGCAACTCGACAAACGAGAATTCGGTGAACCCATACTCAATAATACGAGTGTGGCTGGCCATGAGAGATTCTCTTCGAAGGGCTTTGCTAAAAAATACGGTATGGAGCTGGTGGCTGGCAATATATTCCAATCACGTTGGGACGAGTATGTTACGCTATTGCATAAACAATTTGGTATTACAAAGTAA
- the LOC126754117 gene encoding putative odorant-binding protein A5 translates to MWQRILCFFLAARCAVAVDNDVEKLFRDMEVVSDILDEPPKEMLKIEYNDGLDVGNGEEFTPTQTKAEPKLYWTSEPDAYYTVIMVNPDIPTRQNPLLREWLHWLVVNVPGVDIAKGDIIDPYIGPMAPKMSGVLRYVFLIYKQPGKQVFDEAKITNTDVTGHEKFSSMGFAGKYNMELVAGNLFQARWDELVPSLHKQFGISL, encoded by the exons ATGTGGCAACGCATTTTGTGTTTCTTTCTTGCGGCACGTTGTGCAGTCGCGGTGGACAATGATGTGGAGAAGCTTTTCCGGGATATGGAGGTAGTGTCTGATATACTGGATGAACCGCCCAAGGAGATGTTGAAG ATTGAATATAATGACGGCTTAGACGTGGGCAACGGCGAGGAGTTCACACCCACTCAAACCAAAGCCGAACCCAAGCTGTATTGGACATCCGAGCCAGATGCATACTATACAGTTATCATGGTTAATCCGGATATACCAACGCGTCAGAATCCGCTGTTGCGCGAATGGCTACACTGGTTGGTTGTCAATGTACCGGGTGTCGACATCGCCAAGGGTGATATCATAGATCCCTATATTGGGCCGATGGCACCTAAAATGAGTGGCGTACTACGTTACGTGTTTCTTATTTACAAGCAACCCGGTAAACAAGTGTTCGATGAAGCCAAGATTACCAACACCGATGTTACCGGTCATGAGAAGTTCTCTTCCATGGGCTTTGCTGGGAAATATAACATGGAACTGGTGGCTGGCAACTTGTTTCAAGCGCGCTGGGATGAACTTGTGCCCAGTTTGCATAAACAATTTGGTATAAGTTTATAA